The stretch of DNA ATTTGGGAGCGTGTGCTTTCTTAGTAACTTTTGCGTTGACTTTTGCTTTGGGGCTACTGTTTCAGATGACTTTGGTTTCAAGCACGTTCTCTGGGTGTACAGTGGACGCAGAGGTGTTCATTGCTGGGTCTGTGATGGGAAGGCAAGAAGGTGAGACACTAAACAATCAAAAGTTATCCTTTGTCTACTTGTGACCGTACACAGTCATAAATTCAAACACCACATTTTCTCATACAGGTTGTCTAATGAGCAGAGAGGTGCTATTGCTGACTATTTTCGTGTCTACAAGGTAAAGTATACTGATGACAAGTGGGTTTCAAATACATGTGGAAGTGTTTGTTGATTTCATATGCTGTCCAGGGCAATGAAAATAGTCATAAGAAGGTTTCTTTGACGGGTGCTGCCCTTCATCCTTTCTTGGCGTAAGTCTTAATGCGAATGATTAACTTTTCGAACCAGATCTCTTATTTCATATCCTAACCTGTATTTTATTATTCCAGGACATCATACACTAATGTTCTCAAAGACTATTTCGAGAAAAATCTGCTTACGGGACAAAATTTACTTGCCACTGAGGAGAGATATGAGAAAATTCTAAGCATGATTCCCGATGAATGTACTTTTTTTTCCGTCCTTCCTTCATATGAACCTTGTTACTTTATTTCCTGCCACTATCTTAGTCGATACACGGTTTACCTTTTGCAGCTATTGCTTCTGAACTTCGGGGGAGATGGCAAGATGGTAGGCGGTCTTCTAGTGCAAAAGAAGACATCAATGTTGTTCGATGGGAACAACTCAAACAGTTGCTGCAATCTGGAAAACATAAGGTATGTAAGATTCCTTTTAGGAAATGCAGTCTGCTCTCGGCAATATTTGTACGAACATTTTAAAAATCGAAAGAGCATGCATGGAACTCTTGAGCAATATTGGTCATGAAATTCTTGCTGTGACCTCCTACAGTTGCTACATGCTTCTTTTATTCATTGAAAACTGTTTGTAAATTGTATGCAATGATGCGGAATTTGCTGGAACAAGCATGATTTGTTGTTTccatttattattaatgttttccTAATACTTTTTGAAGGCGCAAGGGCTGCGCCGATGTGTTGAAGAGATTGTGTTCTGCTTTACATATCCCAGGCTTGATATGGAGGTTTGTCGATCAACTGCTTCCCTTTTTTCCATGTCctctttttatctttcatattaATACCATTTGTGTAGTCGAAGTGCCCAGCAATGTCTCTATATTACTAATAACACCTTTTTGTCTAATTTTAAGTTCAGATAGTTCATTAAGACTGTTTATGTTGTAGGTTTCTAAACATATGAATCATTTGCTTAAAGCACCATTCTGTGTACATCCTAAAACAGGTAAGTATCTAATATGTTTATGCACAATTTTTATTGACTTACtgagttgatttttttatttttcgcTTGAGATTTTCACCGATGACATTATAATCATATGATTTTGCCttctgatttttaaaaataaaagttcaacTATAAAGCTTTCTaccagtataaattgtttgATCGAATTCACTATATTTGATTGTTTAGCATTAAACGGTATTCTTCTTTGTTCTAGGTCGTGTTTGTGTACCAATTGATCCAAGTCGGTGCGACGAATTCGATCCTACTACAGTACCCACCCTTTCACAGGTAAACTTATTCTGCTATGATAATTTTCTTACCTGCATTGAAGCGAGGGGAAAACTTTCCACTGGCTCAGTTATTTGCGTAGTTTTCATGAGGGATGTTCCTATTTATTGCTTGACAGTATTTGGAACATGCATAGTGAAATTCGTTCCCTTTTCCAACACATTTTCATGTGGAAAAAGGAAATATCACCTTTTGACATGGCTAAAGTGGGGGTTTAAAGTATATGCCTGTATTCCACCATTGCATTTGTAATTTTGTACCATAAAAAAACTTCTGAACACTTTTTGTCTGAATCTTGCTTGATATTTTGAGCTGTATGCGACATTGCAGCTGATAGAAGAGCTTAATTATGAAAGCTCAAGATCTGATGTTGATGGTGGTAAGTTAATTATACTCGAACAAtcaaattttcctttttgtaaAATCTT from Vigna unguiculata cultivar IT97K-499-35 chromosome 8, ASM411807v1, whole genome shotgun sequence encodes:
- the LOC114193726 gene encoding DNA primase small subunit, translating into MIPQQESDFNLNHLKLYYGKLFPFADLCRWVSYGNDAKHPGCDQSYMGRREFSFTLVDDIYLRFQSFNNAHELENSVKEKSPVKIDIGPVYSVDPAKRYAYAQSENNVFTPVERELIFDIDMTDYDDVRYCCSGADVCLVCWPLMTIAIKVIDTALRDDFGFKHVLWVYSGRRGVHCWVCDGKARRLSNEQRGAIADYFRVYKGNENSHKKVSLTGAALHPFLATSYTNVLKDYFEKNLLTGQNLLATEERYEKILSMIPDESIASELRGRWQDGRRSSSAKEDINVVRWEQLKQLLQSGKHKAQGLRRCVEEIVFCFTYPRLDMEVSKHMNHLLKAPFCVHPKTGRVCVPIDPSRCDEFDPTTVPTLSQLIEELNYESSRSDVDGELNRTSLGNAITLFRSSFLQPLLKACKEEIENSYNLKLQQSKNSLGW